A single Flavobacterium sp. 1 DNA region contains:
- a CDS encoding sialate O-acetylesterase translates to MKRIFNLMIFSILLFTANTTYSQHDPNFYIYLSFGQSNMEGNAKIEPQDTVSVDNRFQVLEAVNCPELKREKGKWYTAVPPLCRCKTGLTLTDYFGRTMVAHLPKNVKVGIINVAVGGCKIELFDKDKYEAYMTTAPDWMKGMVKEYDGNPYGRLVEMAKIAQKDGVIKGILLHQGESNTGDTLWTKKVKIVYDNLMKDLNLNPKNVPLLAGETVNADQGGICASMNTIIATLPKTVPNSYVISSSGCTVAKDNLHFDAAGYRELGKRYAEKMLSLKENKGSK, encoded by the coding sequence ATGAAAAGAATATTTAACCTAATGATATTTAGTATTTTATTATTTACAGCTAACACAACCTATTCTCAACATGACCCTAATTTTTATATTTATTTGAGTTTTGGTCAATCCAATATGGAAGGAAACGCTAAAATTGAACCGCAGGATACAGTAAGTGTAGATAATCGTTTTCAGGTTTTGGAAGCGGTAAACTGTCCAGAACTTAAACGTGAAAAAGGCAAATGGTACACAGCGGTTCCGCCGTTATGCCGATGTAAAACAGGTTTGACGCTGACGGATTATTTTGGAAGAACAATGGTCGCTCATCTTCCTAAAAATGTAAAAGTAGGAATCATTAATGTGGCAGTTGGGGGCTGTAAAATTGAACTTTTTGATAAAGATAAATATGAGGCATATATGACAACTGCTCCCGACTGGATGAAAGGAATGGTAAAAGAATATGATGGAAATCCATATGGGAGGCTGGTTGAAATGGCAAAAATTGCTCAGAAAGACGGAGTGATAAAAGGGATTTTACTGCATCAGGGGGAATCAAATACAGGAGATACACTTTGGACAAAAAAGGTCAAAATTGTTTATGACAATCTGATGAAAGATCTTAATCTGAATCCGAAGAATGTTCCTTTGCTTGCTGGAGAAACTGTCAATGCAGATCAAGGCGGGATCTGTGCCAGTATGAATACTATCATTGCAACTCTCCCAAAAACGGTGCCTAATTCCTATGTGATTTCATCCAGCGGCTGTACGGTTGCTAAAGATAACCTCCATTTTGATGCAGCAGGTTATAGAGAATTAGGGAAAAGATATGCGGAGAAAATGCTTTCGCTAAAGGAAAATAAAGGTTCTAAATGA